A DNA window from Spirochaetaceae bacterium contains the following coding sequences:
- a CDS encoding transporter substrate-binding domain-containing protein — protein sequence MQTGSRRGAAAGIRTAGIGLLCGLTAVSPLIGEGAGACAPAGSVLRLGFYAHFEPVSYSADPDPASPGFDDHRGYEADLLTALEAMEGANLTFDRGGIGAWDGIWQQPVGTEYDIVAGGITILDSRTRDASGRSVVVFTAGHITFRQSLLVRAADAERLSGHRDLTGADRVGVLTGTTGEARFLELTGIADAAGVLAAGTRVETAGGVVVADGSADYVVGAAGATLGLADRQRLWPVDEDKPQVVYFTEEAAMIDALTAGRIDALARGEIGNRSTARAHGGALVVTALDARAETGGFALAARDADLAECLDRHIAWLTDSGRIGYREWHEAPAIFLWRARQWPGRE from the coding sequence ATGCAGACAGGAAGCCGGAGAGGGGCAGCGGCCGGAATCAGGACGGCGGGAATCGGGCTGCTGTGTGGCCTCACCGCGGTCTCGCCGCTCATCGGCGAAGGTGCGGGCGCGTGCGCACCGGCGGGGAGTGTCCTGCGGCTTGGTTTCTATGCGCACTTCGAGCCGGTGAGCTACAGCGCCGACCCGGATCCGGCATCACCTGGGTTCGACGACCATCGGGGATATGAGGCGGACCTGCTGACCGCGCTGGAAGCGATGGAGGGGGCGAACCTGACCTTCGACCGGGGCGGGATCGGGGCATGGGACGGAATCTGGCAGCAGCCGGTCGGCACTGAATACGACATCGTGGCGGGCGGCATCACGATCCTTGATTCCCGCACCCGCGACGCCTCCGGCAGGAGTGTGGTCGTGTTCACCGCCGGCCACATCACGTTTCGCCAGTCGCTGCTGGTGCGGGCGGCGGACGCGGAGCGTTTGTCCGGGCACCGTGATCTGACCGGAGCGGACCGGGTAGGCGTGTTGACCGGGACCACGGGGGAGGCGCGCTTCCTGGAGCTGACCGGGATCGCCGACGCCGCCGGGGTGCTGGCCGCCGGCACACGAGTGGAGACGGCCGGCGGTGTGGTGGTAGCCGACGGCAGCGCCGATTACGTCGTGGGCGCTGCGGGCGCCACACTGGGCCTGGCCGACCGGCAGCGTCTGTGGCCCGTCGATGAGGACAAGCCGCAGGTGGTCTACTTCACCGAGGAAGCGGCGATGATCGATGCGTTGACCGCCGGACGGATCGACGCGCTAGCCCGGGGTGAGATCGGCAACCGGTCCACCGCCCGCGCGCATGGCGGGGCGTTGGTGGTTACGGCGCTCGATGCGCGGGCGGAAACCGGCGGGTTCGCGTTGGCGGCGAGGGACGCGGATCTGGCGGAGTGTCTTGATCGTCACATCGCCTGGCTGACCGACAGCGGGCGTATCGGCTACCGGGA